The proteins below come from a single Geobacillus thermoleovorans genomic window:
- the sigH gene encoding RNA polymerase sporulation sigma factor SigH — MKGKGYHQLDDEQLVALVHEGDGEALDFLIHKYQNFVRAKARSYFLVGADREDIVQEGMIGLYKAVRDFKGDKLSSFKAFAELCITRQMITAIKTATRQKHIPLNSYVSLDKPIYDDESDRTLMDVLSGTQVTDPEQLIVNREEVDDIELKMAELLSDLERKVLALYLDGRSYQEISEELNRHVKSIDNALQRVKRKLEKYLEYREISL, encoded by the coding sequence CATCAGCTGGACGATGAGCAGCTTGTTGCGCTCGTTCACGAAGGGGATGGGGAAGCACTTGATTTTTTAATCCATAAATATCAAAACTTTGTGCGCGCCAAAGCTCGCTCCTATTTTTTAGTCGGAGCTGATCGGGAAGATATCGTGCAGGAAGGAATGATCGGTCTGTATAAGGCCGTCCGTGATTTTAAGGGGGACAAGCTTTCCTCATTTAAAGCGTTTGCAGAACTTTGCATCACAAGGCAAATGATTACCGCGATTAAAACGGCGACCCGCCAAAAGCATATTCCGCTCAACTCTTACGTTTCCTTGGATAAGCCGATTTATGACGATGAATCTGACCGGACGCTGATGGATGTGTTGTCCGGCACGCAGGTGACGGACCCGGAACAATTGATTGTCAACCGCGAGGAAGTCGATGATATTGAACTAAAGATGGCGGAACTGCTCAGCGACCTCGAGCGGAAAGTGCTCGCTTTGTATTTGGATGGACGCTCATACCAGGAAATTTCCGAAGAGCTGAACCGCCATGTCAAGTCGATCGACAACGCGTTGCAACGCGTCAAGCGGAAGCTCGAGAAATATTTGGAATACCGCGAGATCAGTTTATAG
- the rpmG gene encoding 50S ribosomal protein L33, with translation MRQKVTLACVQCASRNYTAAKQIRRLGERLMANKFCSTCNKHTIHRETK, from the coding sequence ATGCGCCAAAAAGTGACGCTGGCTTGCGTGCAGTGCGCAAGCCGAAACTATACGGCAGCAAAACAAATACGTCGCCTTGGTGAGCGCCTTATGGCCAACAAGTTTTGCTCAACATGCAACAAACATACAATCCATCGTGAAACGAAATAG
- the secE gene encoding preprotein translocase subunit SecE: protein MQRVINFLKEVVRELKKVSWPNRKELVNYTAVVLATVAFFTVFFAVVDLGISELIRLVFE, encoded by the coding sequence ATGCAGCGAGTAATCAACTTTTTAAAAGAAGTCGTACGCGAGCTGAAAAAAGTGAGTTGGCCAAACCGGAAGGAGTTAGTGAACTACACGGCGGTCGTGTTGGCCACGGTGGCGTTTTTCACCGTCTTTTTTGCCGTTGTGGACCTCGGCATTTCTGAGTTGATTCGCCTCGTGTTTGAATAA